The proteins below come from a single Gemmatimonadota bacterium genomic window:
- a CDS encoding NAD-dependent epimerase/dehydratase family protein, which yields MKLFVTGGSGFVGSHFVAAAMLRGHEVTALRRATSAPRIVLTHEPRWVTGDLATVPGDAMAGHDVLVHLAAHSPNTPYDSLERCIQGNVTDSLRCLRAANEHGVRRFLVAGSCFEYGYSANDFDCIPSNAPLRPAGSYPTSKAMASLAVREFIRETGSVGMIARLFQVYGEGEAESRLWPALRAAAAAGRDFPMSPGEQLRDFVRVDQVAEMLVMLAERIQERKDGGIEEVNIASGVTRSVADFARECWREWHATGRLLIGALPYKDNEMMRVVPELTPDAFARPRTAGA from the coding sequence ATGAAACTCTTCGTCACAGGCGGCTCGGGCTTTGTGGGGAGCCATTTTGTGGCAGCGGCGATGTTGCGCGGCCACGAGGTAACGGCACTCCGGCGCGCGACGAGCGCCCCGCGTATCGTGCTCACGCACGAACCTCGGTGGGTGACAGGCGATCTTGCCACCGTACCTGGGGACGCCATGGCGGGGCACGATGTGTTGGTGCACCTCGCCGCGCACAGTCCGAACACGCCGTACGACTCTTTGGAGCGCTGCATTCAGGGCAACGTCACGGACAGCCTTCGCTGCTTGCGCGCGGCGAATGAGCACGGGGTGCGCCGTTTTCTCGTGGCGGGTTCGTGTTTCGAGTACGGCTATTCCGCGAATGATTTCGATTGCATTCCCTCCAACGCACCGCTACGGCCTGCGGGATCGTATCCGACGTCCAAGGCCATGGCGAGTCTTGCGGTTCGTGAGTTCATTCGCGAAACCGGAAGCGTGGGGATGATCGCACGGTTGTTTCAAGTCTACGGAGAAGGTGAGGCGGAGTCGCGCCTGTGGCCGGCCCTTCGCGCCGCGGCGGCAGCTGGGCGAGATTTCCCGATGTCGCCCGGCGAGCAACTCCGCGATTTCGTTCGTGTTGATCAGGTGGCCGAGATGCTGGTCATGCTGGCGGAGCGCATCCAGGAGCGGAAGGACGGCGGCATCGAGGAAGTTAATATTGCGTCCGGCGTCACGCGTTCGGTCGCCGATTTCGCTCGCGAGTGCTGGCGCGAATGGCACGCCACTGGTCGTTTGCTCATCGGCGCACTGCCATACAAGGACAACGAGATGATGCGTGTCGTGCCGGAACTCACGCCGGACGCATTCGCTCGCCCCCGCACAGCCGGCGCATGA